The following proteins are co-located in the Imtechella halotolerans genome:
- a CDS encoding DMT family transporter has translation MKKKGYLLAAVSAFSYGLIPLFILPVKAAKFSLDTTLFYRFFISSLFILAYLLYKKEGLGMRMKEWFIMIILGLLYALSSEFLFLGYDYLTPGIASTLLFVYPVIVALIMLVFFKERMNLLTVVSLAITMLGVVALSIQGTTFNINFTGLFITLMSAVCYALYMVIINTSRMPLSGVKITFYSLFFSSMYYLGKTIFIGETLAIPDIKLLFDFTLFAFITTVLSISSLIYAIKLIGSTPTSIMGALEPVIAVGISVMLFHEELTLSLLTGVILIIVGVIINILAENKKAKAAG, from the coding sequence ATGAAAAAGAAAGGCTATTTGCTCGCAGCTGTTTCAGCATTTTCATACGGTTTGATTCCGTTGTTTATTTTGCCAGTTAAGGCAGCAAAATTTTCGTTGGATACAACACTATTTTATCGCTTTTTTATTTCCTCATTATTTATCCTTGCCTATCTCCTTTATAAAAAGGAAGGATTAGGTATGAGAATGAAAGAATGGTTCATCATGATTATTCTTGGTCTCTTATATGCACTTTCATCCGAATTTTTGTTTTTAGGATATGATTATCTTACACCAGGTATTGCCTCCACGCTATTATTTGTTTACCCAGTTATTGTTGCCTTAATAATGCTTGTGTTTTTCAAAGAGCGCATGAACCTTTTAACAGTTGTATCACTAGCAATAACAATGCTGGGCGTTGTAGCTTTAAGTATTCAAGGAACTACTTTTAATATAAATTTTACTGGACTATTTATAACACTAATGAGTGCTGTATGTTATGCACTATACATGGTAATAATTAACACCTCAAGAATGCCTTTATCAGGAGTGAAAATCACTTTTTACTCACTATTTTTTTCATCCATGTACTACCTTGGAAAAACAATTTTCATCGGTGAAACCTTGGCTATACCAGATATAAAACTCTTATTTGACTTTACATTATTTGCCTTTATTACAACTGTTTTGTCAATTTCATCACTTATCTACGCTATAAAGCTTATTGGATCAACTCCTACCTCAATAATGGGAGCACTAGAACCTGTAATTGCTGTTGGTATTAGTGTGATGTTATTTCACGAAGAGCTTACCTTAAGTCTGCTCACAGGGGTTATTCTCATTATCGTTGGTGTGATCATTAACATACTAGCAGAAAACAAAAAAGCCAAGGCAGCAGGTTAG
- a CDS encoding glycoside hydrolase family 27 protein yields MLPNFTRIFLLSLFLTACATTSNPVVNSENKEAPAITFNPPIMGWASWNHYRINITEDIIKAQTNAITEKGLAKAGYTYVNIDDGFFGGRDQNGQLLHHKERFPNGMKSLASYIKSKGLKPGIYTDAGINTCASYWDKDTIGVGMGLYGHEYDDLKLFLNDWGYEFIKVDWCGGEWLGLDEETSYTRIGNLIKQLKPTAIYNVCRWKFPGKWVTQIADSWRISGDISNDFNSILHIIDLNADLWKYCSPGRYNDMDMLQVGRGMTYEEDKTHFSMWSMMHSPLLLGNDLTQLDEVTLGIITNEEIIALNQSPFVYQARRMVDFGDTEIWAKPLVSTMSGEIAVAFLNRSASTQSITFNLDSIGIDATEGFTLRDLWTKEDFPKSTNTHLTREVPAHGIVVLQLKGTSLPYNPFQYDKKTND; encoded by the coding sequence ATGCTACCAAATTTTACACGTATTTTTTTACTTAGTTTATTTTTAACTGCCTGTGCAACTACTTCTAATCCTGTCGTAAATTCTGAAAATAAAGAAGCTCCCGCTATTACATTTAATCCTCCTATTATGGGGTGGGCAAGCTGGAATCATTATAGAATTAATATCACTGAAGATATAATAAAGGCACAAACCAATGCCATAACAGAAAAGGGGCTAGCAAAGGCAGGTTACACCTATGTCAATATAGATGATGGATTCTTTGGAGGCAGAGATCAAAATGGACAATTACTGCACCACAAGGAACGTTTTCCAAATGGCATGAAATCGTTGGCTAGCTATATTAAATCTAAGGGACTAAAACCAGGTATTTACACAGATGCAGGAATTAATACCTGTGCATCATACTGGGATAAAGACACCATTGGTGTTGGTATGGGATTATACGGCCATGAATATGACGATTTGAAACTTTTCTTAAATGATTGGGGATATGAATTCATCAAAGTTGATTGGTGTGGAGGTGAATGGTTAGGACTGGATGAAGAAACTAGTTATACCCGCATTGGAAACTTGATAAAGCAATTAAAGCCAACAGCTATATACAATGTTTGTCGCTGGAAGTTTCCAGGTAAATGGGTTACTCAAATAGCAGATTCTTGGCGAATTTCAGGGGATATTAGTAACGATTTTAATTCTATACTTCATATCATAGATCTTAATGCAGATTTATGGAAATACTGTTCCCCAGGTAGGTATAATGATATGGATATGCTTCAAGTAGGTCGCGGAATGACTTATGAAGAGGACAAAACTCATTTTTCAATGTGGAGTATGATGCATTCTCCTCTTCTGTTAGGTAACGACCTTACCCAATTGGATGAAGTCACCTTAGGTATTATAACTAATGAAGAAATTATAGCCCTAAATCAAAGTCCATTCGTGTATCAAGCTCGCAGAATGGTAGATTTTGGAGATACCGAAATTTGGGCAAAACCACTTGTATCCACCATGAGTGGAGAAATTGCTGTTGCTTTTTTAAACAGAAGCGCCTCCACTCAATCCATTACATTCAACCTTGATTCAATTGGAATAGATGCAACCGAAGGATTTACGCTAAGGGACTTATGGACTAAAGAAGATTTCCCTAAATCCACAAACACACATCTTACTAGAGAGGTGCCTGCACATGGCATCGTAGTCCTCCAGCTAAAGGGTACCTCCCTACCGTATAATCCATTTCAATATGATAAAAAAACGAATGACTAA
- a CDS encoding protein-disulfide reductase DsbD family protein — protein MLRNLLLIIVFSISLLSQAQIYDPVSWKTSIEKKDHETYLLSITATLEPEWKIYGLQVPKGGPLATEIQFELPNGITLEGNTTQPEIDSHWDPIFQMNITSFKNKVSFSQIIRTSLSSFDIPATISFMVCNDQNCLPPTQENLHFSFPNNLKNSNTSKTFTISSSNDETKNVTNTSIPKKDRGVWSLFFISFLSGFAALLTPCVFPMIPLTVSFFTKQSKTKAKGIQNAVAYGVSIILLYVLLGTIVTSIFGADALNALSTNVWFNLIFFSILILFAISFLGAFEIRLPQRWSNAADRQSQKKGIIGILGMALALAIVSFSCTGPIVGTLLVEAASKGGTAPIIGMLGFSLAIALPFSLFAIFPGWLQSLPKSGGWMQSVKITLGFLELALALKFLSNADMVLQLHLLERELFLALWIGIFLALTLYLFGILKFSNEAPSLGIGTGRALLATLVLSFTMYLIPGLWGAPIKLISGFPPPANYSESPQGIGPLSMNHNTSSWLPEGAVYGTHQLVTFKNYDEGLAYAKKIKKPILLDFTGYACVNCRKMEEKVWADPKVLKLLNESVVLISLYVDDKRELPIDEQYVSRATGKQIKTIGQKWSDFQISNYKANAQPLYVLLDLNEKIIHQPIAYTPEISTYYNWLLKGIQDFK, from the coding sequence ATGCTGCGCAATCTGCTCTTAATAATTGTATTTAGTATAAGCTTGCTATCCCAAGCCCAGATATACGATCCAGTTTCATGGAAAACTTCTATAGAAAAAAAGGATCATGAAACATATTTACTTTCCATTACGGCAACCTTAGAACCCGAATGGAAAATTTATGGACTTCAAGTACCAAAAGGAGGACCTCTTGCTACTGAAATACAATTTGAACTGCCAAACGGGATAACATTAGAAGGAAATACAACCCAGCCTGAAATAGATTCACATTGGGATCCTATTTTTCAAATGAATATTACCTCCTTCAAAAACAAGGTAAGTTTCTCTCAAATAATCCGTACTTCCTTATCATCCTTTGACATTCCCGCTACCATTTCTTTTATGGTATGTAATGATCAAAATTGCCTGCCTCCTACCCAAGAAAATCTCCATTTTTCCTTTCCAAACAATTTAAAAAATTCAAACACTTCGAAAACCTTTACTATTTCCTCAAGTAATGATGAAACTAAAAACGTCACCAATACTTCCATTCCAAAAAAGGATAGAGGTGTTTGGAGTTTATTTTTTATTTCATTCCTTTCTGGATTTGCTGCACTACTTACCCCTTGTGTTTTCCCTATGATACCGTTAACGGTTAGTTTCTTCACTAAACAAAGTAAAACCAAGGCTAAAGGAATACAAAATGCCGTGGCCTATGGCGTATCCATCATTTTATTATATGTACTTCTTGGGACCATAGTTACTAGTATTTTTGGAGCGGATGCACTTAACGCATTATCTACCAATGTATGGTTCAATCTTATTTTCTTCAGCATCCTCATCCTATTTGCCATTTCATTTTTAGGGGCCTTTGAAATTAGATTACCACAACGTTGGTCAAATGCAGCTGATCGACAATCACAAAAAAAAGGAATTATTGGAATTTTAGGAATGGCTTTGGCCTTAGCTATAGTCTCATTCTCTTGTACAGGCCCTATCGTAGGCACTTTATTGGTCGAAGCAGCTAGCAAAGGAGGCACCGCACCTATAATTGGCATGCTGGGATTTTCTTTGGCCATTGCGCTACCCTTCTCATTATTTGCAATATTCCCCGGATGGTTACAATCCTTACCTAAATCAGGCGGATGGATGCAATCTGTAAAAATCACCCTAGGATTTTTAGAATTAGCTCTAGCCCTTAAATTTTTATCCAATGCAGATATGGTACTGCAACTACATTTATTGGAAAGAGAGCTATTCCTTGCTTTATGGATTGGGATATTTTTAGCCTTAACCTTATATCTTTTTGGAATTCTAAAATTCTCAAATGAGGCTCCTTCCTTAGGTATCGGGACTGGGAGAGCCTTATTGGCAACTTTGGTACTTAGTTTCACCATGTATTTAATTCCAGGATTATGGGGGGCTCCCATCAAATTAATCAGTGGATTCCCTCCACCAGCGAATTATAGTGAATCTCCCCAAGGTATTGGCCCATTATCTATGAATCATAACACATCTTCTTGGCTTCCAGAAGGTGCAGTTTATGGAACTCATCAATTAGTAACATTTAAAAACTATGATGAAGGGCTAGCTTATGCAAAAAAAATAAAGAAACCAATTCTATTGGATTTTACTGGATATGCTTGTGTGAACTGTCGTAAGATGGAGGAAAAAGTTTGGGCCGACCCTAAAGTACTCAAACTCCTAAATGAAAGTGTAGTTCTTATATCATTGTATGTTGATGATAAGCGAGAATTACCTATTGATGAGCAATATGTGTCGAGAGCTACTGGAAAACAAATTAAGACTATTGGACAAAAATGGAGTGACTTTCAAATTAGCAATTATAAGGCGAATGCTCAACCCTTATATGTACTTCTCGACCTAAATGAAAAAATCATTCATCAACCAATTGCCTATACACCTGAAATTTCAACGTATTACAATTGGCTACTTAAAGGAATACAAGATTTTAAATAA
- the bioA gene encoding adenosylmethionine--8-amino-7-oxononanoate transaminase: MKTLKERNKQVNWHPYTQMKSVDIIPIVSGNGSYLYSEDGTAYIDAVSSWWVTLHGHSHPYIASKVTDQLNTLEQVIFAGFTHPKAIELSERLLALLPRNQQKVFYSDNGSTAVEVALKMCIQYHVNLQQPRNKIIAFKNAYHGDTFGAMSVSERNFWTSPFHDRLFEVVFIDTPTQENLPTLFETIDAYVEDVVCFIYEPLVQGAAGMLMHEAAHLSELLNYCQSKGILLIQDEIFVGFGRTGTLFAADQLTCNPDVMCFSKGLTGGTMPMGITTATSAIYEAFYADEKTKAFFHGHSFTANPLACSAALASLDLLLEPETMKKINLISEMHQVFSKKIPKEKALVRHCGTILAIELKFDEKSSYFNSKQPFLYDFFLKRNIIMRPLGNIIYLVPPYCISESDLEVIYDSILELVESN, from the coding sequence ATGAAAACACTAAAAGAACGAAACAAACAAGTTAATTGGCATCCCTATACCCAAATGAAATCGGTAGATATAATTCCTATTGTTTCAGGGAATGGGAGTTATCTGTATAGTGAAGACGGCACTGCTTATATCGATGCTGTATCATCCTGGTGGGTTACCTTACACGGTCATTCACATCCATATATTGCTAGTAAGGTCACAGACCAACTCAATACGTTAGAACAGGTTATTTTTGCAGGATTTACACACCCTAAAGCAATTGAACTTTCTGAAAGGTTACTGGCTTTACTGCCTAGAAATCAGCAAAAAGTATTTTATTCTGATAATGGCTCGACTGCAGTTGAGGTAGCCCTAAAAATGTGTATTCAATACCATGTTAATCTGCAACAGCCTAGAAATAAAATCATAGCATTTAAAAATGCCTATCATGGAGATACTTTTGGTGCAATGTCTGTTAGTGAGCGAAATTTTTGGACTTCTCCTTTTCATGATAGGTTATTTGAAGTTGTTTTTATAGATACACCAACTCAGGAAAACCTACCAACCTTATTTGAAACAATTGATGCCTATGTTGAGGATGTTGTGTGTTTTATCTATGAACCTTTGGTACAGGGCGCGGCCGGGATGTTAATGCATGAGGCTGCTCATTTAAGTGAACTGTTAAACTATTGTCAGTCAAAAGGTATTTTACTCATTCAAGATGAAATATTTGTAGGTTTTGGACGAACTGGAACTTTATTTGCTGCTGATCAATTGACCTGTAATCCGGATGTGATGTGTTTTTCCAAGGGGTTAACTGGAGGAACAATGCCTATGGGAATAACAACTGCCACCAGTGCTATTTATGAAGCATTTTATGCAGATGAGAAAACAAAAGCTTTTTTTCACGGACATTCGTTTACAGCCAATCCATTGGCATGTAGTGCAGCTCTGGCAAGTTTAGACTTATTACTTGAACCAGAGACCATGAAAAAAATAAACCTCATTAGTGAAATGCATCAAGTCTTTTCAAAAAAGATCCCGAAAGAAAAGGCCCTGGTAAGACATTGCGGAACTATACTAGCCATAGAACTGAAATTTGATGAAAAAAGCTCTTATTTCAATTCAAAACAACCTTTCCTTTATGACTTTTTCTTGAAAAGAAATATTATAATGAGACCACTTGGAAATATTATTTATTTGGTTCCTCCTTATTGCATAAGTGAAAGTGACCTCGAGGTAATATATGATTCAATTCTTGAATTAGTAGAGTCTAACTAG
- a CDS encoding GNAT family N-acetyltransferase → MITIINAQLTDIPVIQEIAKRTWPITFQNILSESQIDYMLEMMYSPQALTEQMQEKNHVFLLAKEMENSVGYISYQLEYTPGNTKIHKIYVLPNTQGKGIGKLLIDEVLKIAKQKKQSSLTLNVNRDNRAIQFYKHLDFKIVGEENIPIGNGFLMEDYIMEKAL, encoded by the coding sequence ATGATAACCATAATTAATGCCCAACTTACTGACATACCGGTAATACAAGAGATTGCAAAACGCACATGGCCAATTACTTTTCAAAACATTCTTTCGGAATCACAAATTGACTATATGCTTGAAATGATGTATTCGCCACAAGCCTTAACGGAACAAATGCAAGAAAAAAATCATGTATTCCTTCTTGCCAAAGAAATGGAAAATTCCGTTGGCTATATTTCTTATCAACTTGAATATACACCCGGAAACACTAAAATTCATAAAATTTATGTATTACCGAATACCCAGGGTAAAGGTATTGGTAAACTACTTATTGATGAAGTTCTAAAAATAGCGAAGCAAAAAAAACAGTCATCCCTTACCTTAAATGTAAATCGTGATAACAGGGCTATTCAATTTTATAAACATTTGGATTTCAAAATCGTTGGTGAAGAAAATATCCCTATTGGAAATGGCTTTTTAATGGAAGATTACATCATGGAAAAGGCATTGTAA